A region of Liolophura sinensis isolate JHLJ2023 chromosome 8, CUHK_Ljap_v2, whole genome shotgun sequence DNA encodes the following proteins:
- the LOC135473544 gene encoding probable G-protein coupled receptor 139, protein MNYSTIGPTEKNITYTGATTGILDDSEDATPQDPRLVAADNLWKVCSPILILLGTFGNIVTIVVLCRKSMWKISSSPYLVVLGVADIVVLYTGLLRQWLRYVADIDIRELSPVVCKLHIFSVYTTVDFSVWILVAVSVERFIFVCFPFKAKRVCTRRRAMISLALILLALVILNSHHFYGFGSVYNEPSFNDTESPVLISYCEYLFDDYGTFYQEIWPWIDLSVFSMVPFCIIVVCNISLITKIVRSRFSNKVAPTDGEGQKRVKSSSMTVLLISLNTLFLVTTAPISIYLIGYPEWARTASYDEDIQLTLWWAIVNQLMYLNNSVNFLFYCISGPTFRRELKFMCGRRGAVGAAATVSVAPTGVSVIPLRGQTTTRCDASAIRND, encoded by the coding sequence ATGAATTACTCTACAATTGGCCCCACGGAGAAAAACATAACGTACACCGGCGCGACAACAGGAATCTTGGATGATTCAGAAGACGCGACTCCCCAGGATCCACGGCTAGTTGCGGCCGACAACTTATGGAAGGTTTGTTCTCCAATTCTGATCCTGTTAGGTACTTTTGGAAACATCGTCACTATCGTTGTCCTTTGCCGGAAATCTATGTGGAAGATCTCCTCCTCTCCGTACCTGGTGGTCCTGGGTGTGGCCGACATTGTCGTTCTCTATACAGGCCTCCTTAGACAATGGCTCCGGTACGTGGCTGACATTGACATACGGGAGTTGTCCCCCGTCGTCTGTAAACTGCACATCTTTTCCGTGTACACTACCGTGGACTTTTCCGTCTGGATTCTAGTGGCGGTTTCGGTGGAGAGGTTCATTTTTGTTTGCTTCCCGTTTAAAGCCAAGAGAGTGTGTACCCGAAGAAGGGCCATGATCAGTCTAGCTCTAATCCTGCTTGCCCTTGTAATCCTAAACTCTCACCACTTCTATGGCTTCGGTTCCGTCTACAACGAGCCGTCTTTCAATGACACCGAATCTCCCGTGCTTATATCCTACTGTGAGTATCTCTTCGATGACTACGGGACATTTTACCAAGAAATTTGGCCTTGGATTGACCTGTCCGTTTTCTCTATGGTGCCGTTTTGCATCATTGTCGTTTGTAATATCTCCCTCATCACCAAAATCGTTCGTTCCCGATTCTCGAACAAAGTAGCACCCACAGACGGTGAGGGGCAGAAGCGGGTGAAATCTTCCTCCATGACAGTTCTGTTGATCTCCCTTAATACGCTTTTCCTAGTGACCACAGCCCCAATTAGTATTTACCTCATCGGTTACCCGGAGTGGGCGCGTACGGCAAGCTACGATGAGGACATACAGTTGACCCTATGGTGGGCCATCGTCAATCAGCTCATGTACCTCAATAACTCCGtcaattttctcttttactGCATAAGTGGTCCAACATTCAGAAGGGAGCTGAAGTTCATGTGTGGGCGGAGAGGCGCCGTTGGAGCAGCAGCGACTGTATCCGTGGCACCAACAGGTGTCTCGGTAATCCCTCTAAGGGGACAAACTACAACGCGGTGTGATGCATCTGCAATAAGAAACGATTAA